The Thiosulfativibrio zosterae genome has a window encoding:
- the mraZ gene encoding division/cell wall cluster transcriptional repressor MraZ, whose protein sequence is MQYSGVKWKKVVESGYPMLFFRGINSISVDPKGRLAIPKRYRDTIAEASENQLIATIDLHSPCLLIYTLDEWEIIERKLMSLPNVDPKTREVQRLLLGHATEMEMDAQGRVLLPSLLRDHARLDKDAILLGQGNKFELWSQEAWDASRPEMLVSASAGQVSESLASLSL, encoded by the coding sequence ATGCAATATAGTGGCGTCAAGTGGAAAAAAGTGGTGGAAAGTGGTTATCCCATGTTGTTTTTTCGAGGCATCAACTCAATCAGTGTAGACCCAAAAGGGCGTTTGGCTATTCCAAAGCGCTATAGGGATACGATTGCCGAAGCTTCAGAAAATCAACTCATTGCCACAATTGACCTACATAGCCCTTGTTTACTCATTTATACCCTTGATGAATGGGAGATTATAGAGCGTAAACTCATGTCATTACCCAATGTTGACCCCAAAACCCGTGAAGTGCAAAGACTCTTGTTAGGTCATGCAACTGAAATGGAGATGGATGCGCAAGGTCGGGTTTTGTTACCCAGTTTATTGCGTGATCACGCTCGTTTAGATAAGGATGCAATATTGTTGGGTCAAGGTAATAAATTTGAATTGTGGTCACAAGAAGCTTGGGATGCCAGTCGTCCAGAAATGTTGGTATCTGCCTCAGCAGGTCAAGTGTCTGAGTCCTTGGCCAGTTTGAGTTTATAA
- a CDS encoding GGDEF domain-containing protein codes for MERSDAATLAERYAMSLKKSQQLAQDTLTQINQLGSNPTPLHFLLIFEWLSKIDPFAAEQIDTAIKLKQYNDATAEEMFHHLLSHIIHKNLPTEEFTNMINLLVENMRAWLQNSSQNNHEIEDHLVQLSDTLSKQGLVPGVITELNDIILPKLKLQHEETLALAQTVETTQNEVVRLKAELEKATNISITDELTNIPNRRGFKQLIANVINTAHESGNSFVMVVLDIDHFKKVNDTYGHLLGDSILRFLARFLKQETKGKDFIARVGGEEFVVVLTDTSYDNGMTIANNLRLKLANKPLKIRTEKQQLTITISAGVAIYQMGESYETLFNRADKALYLAKNRGRNKVCGETEI; via the coding sequence ATGGAACGCTCCGACGCAGCAACCCTTGCTGAACGCTACGCAATGAGCCTTAAAAAATCTCAACAATTGGCTCAAGATACACTCACTCAAATTAATCAATTAGGCAGTAATCCTACGCCTTTACATTTTTTACTCATATTTGAATGGCTTAGCAAAATTGATCCATTTGCCGCAGAACAAATCGACACCGCCATTAAGCTCAAACAATACAACGATGCTACGGCGGAAGAAATGTTCCACCATCTATTGAGCCACATTATTCACAAAAACCTGCCGACCGAAGAATTCACTAATATGATTAATCTATTAGTCGAAAATATGCGGGCATGGCTACAAAATTCTTCACAGAACAATCATGAAATTGAAGATCATTTAGTTCAACTTTCTGACACCCTTTCCAAACAAGGGCTGGTTCCTGGGGTAATCACCGAGCTTAATGACATCATTTTGCCCAAACTAAAATTACAACACGAAGAAACCCTTGCCTTAGCGCAAACCGTTGAAACAACGCAAAATGAAGTGGTGCGCTTAAAAGCAGAGCTTGAAAAAGCCACCAATATCTCAATTACCGACGAACTCACCAACATTCCAAATCGCCGTGGCTTTAAACAATTAATCGCCAATGTGATTAATACGGCTCATGAATCAGGTAATAGTTTTGTGATGGTGGTTTTGGATATTGACCACTTCAAAAAAGTGAATGACACCTATGGCCACCTATTAGGCGACAGCATCCTAAGATTTTTAGCCAGATTTTTGAAACAAGAAACCAAAGGCAAAGACTTTATTGCCCGAGTGGGTGGCGAAGAATTTGTGGTGGTTTTAACCGACACCAGCTACGACAATGGCATGACAATTGCCAATAACTTGCGGCTAAAACTGGCGAACAAACCCCTTAAAATTCGCACCGAAAAACAACAACTCACCATCACTATTTCTGCTGGGGTTGCGATTTACCAAATGGGCGAAAGCTACGAAACGCTGTTTAATCGTGCCGATAAAGCGCTTTATTTAGCCAAAAACCGCGGCCGGAACAAAGTCTGTGGTGAAACAGAGATTTAA
- a CDS encoding winged helix-turn-helix domain-containing protein, whose protein sequence is MSGSVDLKLPGEAYSPKIRARFWLTGDQEGYLGIGRVTLLEKIQQLGSMNQAAKEMGMSYKKAWKLIEELNAMFDEPLVIKEQGGKSGGGTQLTPRGIQAIQQFRGIEERLVAFLEAESKKLQN, encoded by the coding sequence ATGTCTGGAAGTGTTGATTTAAAATTACCCGGTGAAGCCTATTCGCCCAAAATTCGTGCTCGTTTTTGGTTAACGGGTGACCAAGAAGGCTATTTGGGGATAGGTCGTGTTACCTTATTAGAAAAAATTCAGCAGTTGGGTTCAATGAATCAAGCCGCTAAAGAGATGGGTATGTCTTACAAAAAGGCATGGAAGCTGATTGAAGAATTAAACGCCATGTTTGATGAGCCTTTGGTCATTAAAGAGCAGGGCGGGAAGTCGGGTGGTGGCACTCAGCTGACCCCAAGAGGCATTCAGGCGATTCAACAGTTTAGAGGCATTGAAGAAAGATTAGTGGCCTTTTTAGAAGCCGAATCTAAAAAGCTTCAAAATTAA
- a CDS encoding EAL domain-containing protein — protein sequence MATANRSKMKRRFRQWRFPALFISSLLLSAWLLLSNVDELKNRTQILQQTVKVIANQAELREVLSLSLSQNQVNLDRINHLHLDNQRYLSEIQANLPSNPQLAKRFTALTQSFEEQFHLVNAFKSSNAVFQNSALYFPTLIQDCSNKNSSPEVSDIIKQVYILGINNITQPSSLNQLKFQQAMDKLAKSTDQCNDLFKHGKILNEYLLKRHYQYQSILNAPIKGKLLEFYDGYEHYSQQNVQQSQEFNYLLLAINLLFMIYILWVLNQLSKQNHQLILASQELEKQRNLYHGLSEANQAIAKLNNAQEIFQAIVDIIHERVKVPSCMISQPSENGMIKALAVSGVGKDLLKHLPISVDANHPAGQGSISLAYRTQQPIIIHDYLNSKQAQYWMAQAKAFNLQSVASLPLFEQGKIYGIMTLYSDQNNAFTEEVLEVISTFSNDLSLAIERLSLAQRQKNQEADLAVSAIAFESQENIIITDAQGIILKANQSFYDTTGYTPEEVIGLTPRIVKSGLEAPQTYQDIWQSLLSTGHWHGEIRNRKKDGTIYPVYQQINAVYDKHHRVSNYISHAQDLTKQKQDAAKISFLQNHDELTGLANHPLLIERITQQLEQTSSYYNFLSLINLKRFKSINESLGHEAGDQLLIQVGRRLTLLSLEHVVEKTFARISSDEFAILCLTETQTHEALQTVSNQIIYEIEEAFKTPFQVGNNSLNVEMAIGATVFSAGQKEQPIDIYQQALTALHRAKLNPTSHIQFFAEEMQSIAQEEFALEAALRNAFNNKEFVMYYQPQVDTQTGAYLGSEALIRWLTPNNELIPPYKFIPLLERTRLIIKVGYWLLEEVLKQTQQLPDFANQTYTVSVNLSGVQFGDKKLVQTIKEILLSTQFPAQRLMLEVTESSLMADMQSGLAILHELKRLGCKIAIDDFGTGYSSFAYLKNMPVDELKIDKFFIDDIHNAKDSAIIQTIIALASALNISSIAEGVEDSSQLISLQTMDCNKIQGYYFSKPLPFEHLADFITHNTSTS from the coding sequence ATGGCTACCGCTAACCGCTCAAAGATGAAACGCCGCTTTCGACAATGGCGCTTTCCTGCCCTATTTATCTCTTCCTTACTCTTGAGCGCTTGGCTGTTACTCAGTAATGTCGATGAGCTCAAAAACCGCACCCAAATTTTGCAGCAAACCGTTAAAGTGATTGCTAATCAAGCTGAATTGCGTGAAGTTTTATCCCTTTCCTTGTCACAAAACCAAGTGAACTTAGACCGCATCAACCATTTGCACCTTGACAACCAACGCTATTTATCTGAAATACAAGCAAACCTGCCAAGCAACCCGCAGCTTGCCAAACGCTTTACTGCCCTAACGCAAAGTTTTGAAGAACAATTTCATTTGGTTAATGCCTTCAAGTCCAGTAATGCCGTGTTCCAAAACTCAGCTTTATATTTTCCGACACTGATTCAAGACTGCTCCAACAAAAACTCGTCACCAGAGGTTTCAGACATCATAAAACAGGTGTATATCTTAGGCATTAACAACATCACTCAACCCTCATCGCTGAACCAATTAAAGTTTCAGCAAGCCATGGACAAACTCGCAAAATCAACCGACCAATGTAACGATTTATTCAAACACGGCAAAATTCTCAATGAGTATTTGCTTAAAAGACACTATCAATACCAAAGCATTCTAAATGCGCCAATCAAGGGCAAGTTGTTAGAGTTTTATGATGGATACGAACACTACTCGCAACAAAATGTTCAACAAAGCCAAGAGTTTAACTACCTGCTGCTCGCCATAAACTTGCTGTTTATGATTTATATCTTGTGGGTGCTAAACCAGCTGTCTAAGCAAAATCATCAGCTCATCTTAGCCAGCCAAGAACTGGAAAAACAGCGCAATCTTTACCATGGCTTAAGTGAGGCCAACCAAGCCATTGCTAAGTTAAACAATGCCCAAGAAATCTTCCAAGCGATTGTAGACATTATTCATGAGCGCGTTAAAGTCCCCAGCTGCATGATTAGTCAGCCCTCTGAAAACGGCATGATTAAAGCGCTGGCTGTTTCTGGAGTGGGCAAAGATTTGCTCAAACACCTCCCGATTTCTGTGGATGCCAACCACCCCGCAGGTCAAGGTTCTATCAGCCTTGCCTATCGAACTCAACAGCCCATTATCATTCACGATTACCTAAACTCAAAACAAGCGCAGTATTGGATGGCACAAGCTAAGGCTTTTAACTTACAGTCGGTTGCCAGTTTACCCTTATTTGAGCAGGGCAAAATCTATGGCATTATGACGCTTTATAGTGACCAAAATAATGCATTTACCGAGGAAGTCTTAGAGGTGATATCCACCTTTTCCAATGACCTGTCTTTGGCGATAGAACGCTTAAGTTTGGCTCAACGCCAAAAAAACCAAGAAGCCGATTTAGCGGTTTCCGCGATTGCATTTGAATCACAAGAAAACATCATCATCACCGATGCGCAAGGTATTATCTTAAAAGCCAACCAATCCTTTTATGACACCACCGGCTATACGCCAGAAGAAGTCATCGGACTAACGCCTCGCATTGTAAAATCAGGGCTTGAAGCGCCGCAAACTTATCAAGATATTTGGCAAAGTTTGCTTTCAACGGGTCACTGGCATGGCGAAATTCGTAACCGCAAAAAAGATGGGACCATCTACCCGGTTTATCAACAGATTAATGCGGTCTATGACAAACATCATCGAGTTTCTAACTATATTTCGCACGCGCAAGATTTAACCAAACAGAAACAAGACGCCGCCAAAATTTCTTTTTTACAAAACCATGACGAATTAACCGGACTGGCCAACCACCCTTTATTGATTGAACGCATCACCCAACAACTGGAGCAAACCTCAAGTTATTACAATTTTTTAAGTTTAATAAACTTAAAACGCTTTAAATCCATCAATGAATCTTTGGGACATGAAGCCGGTGATCAACTGCTTATTCAAGTTGGCCGACGCCTTACATTATTAAGTTTAGAGCATGTTGTTGAGAAAACTTTTGCCCGAATCAGCAGCGATGAATTTGCCATACTTTGCTTAACAGAAACCCAAACCCATGAGGCCTTGCAAACGGTTTCTAATCAAATTATTTATGAAATAGAAGAGGCCTTCAAAACCCCTTTCCAAGTGGGAAACAACAGCCTTAATGTTGAAATGGCGATTGGTGCGACCGTATTTTCTGCCGGACAAAAAGAGCAGCCTATCGACATTTACCAACAAGCCTTAACCGCTCTGCACCGTGCCAAGCTCAATCCCACATCCCATATTCAATTTTTTGCTGAAGAAATGCAATCCATCGCACAGGAAGAATTTGCACTCGAAGCCGCACTGCGCAACGCCTTTAATAACAAAGAGTTTGTGATGTACTACCAACCACAAGTGGACACCCAAACCGGCGCTTATCTGGGTTCAGAAGCTTTAATACGCTGGCTCACCCCCAATAATGAACTGATTCCACCTTATAAATTTATTCCGCTTTTAGAGCGCACTCGCCTCATCATCAAAGTGGGGTATTGGTTATTAGAAGAAGTGCTCAAGCAGACCCAACAACTGCCTGACTTTGCCAACCAAACCTATACGGTTTCAGTGAATTTATCTGGCGTGCAATTTGGTGACAAAAAACTGGTTCAAACCATCAAAGAAATTTTATTATCCACGCAATTTCCGGCGCAGCGCCTCATGCTTGAGGTCACTGAATCATCACTAATGGCCGATATGCAAAGTGGCCTGGCCATTTTGCATGAGCTCAAACGCCTAGGCTGTAAAATTGCGATTGATGATTTTGGCACAGGCTATTCATCCTTTGCTTATCTCAAAAATATGCCCGTTGATGAATTGAAAATTGATAAATTTTTTATTGATGATATTCACAACGCCAAAGACTCGGCCATTATTCAAACCATTATTGCCCTCGCCTCTGCATTGAATATTTCTTCAATTGCTGAAGGGGTCGAAGATTCCTCGCAATTGATTAGCTTGCAAACCATGGACTGCAACAAAATCCAGGGTTACTATTTCAGCAAACCGCTGCCATTTGAACACCTAGCCGACTTTATTACACACAACACCTCAACATCATGA
- a CDS encoding cytochrome-c peroxidase, producing MPQSMRSTLVISAMLSILAIAVFAFLWLSKADSKPQKTVKSSETLDTIKLSIISPIPQTLHPDPQKVLLGQKLFFDKGLSADQSVACASCHQLNLGGTDGLKTAKGIHNQLGSLNTPTVFNAAFNLSQNWDGRADTLSAQALGPLFSPIEMGNQKADTLLSYVKKQYLDDFKNLYQDGVTLNNLVDAIGEFEKTLITPNSKFDAYLKGLPSALTDTELAGYQRFNDLGCIACHNGINLGSNMYQKVGIFSDDISSPNDTSAPDRFTVTKNPSEKGFMKVPTLRNIALTAPYFHNGSSHTLQDAILKMGRAQLGKELGQQDLELLEAFLKTLTGEYQGKPLMSVASNARTGNH from the coding sequence ATGCCTCAATCAATGCGCTCAACCTTAGTGATATCTGCGATGTTAAGCATTTTGGCCATTGCTGTATTCGCATTTCTATGGCTGAGTAAAGCTGACTCTAAGCCACAAAAAACCGTTAAAAGTTCTGAAACACTAGACACCATTAAGCTGAGCATTATCAGCCCCATCCCCCAAACGCTTCACCCTGATCCTCAAAAAGTATTACTCGGTCAAAAGCTTTTTTTTGACAAAGGTCTGTCTGCTGATCAAAGTGTTGCTTGCGCTTCTTGTCACCAGTTAAACTTAGGCGGCACAGATGGCCTAAAAACCGCCAAAGGCATTCACAATCAACTGGGTTCTTTGAACACCCCAACGGTTTTTAATGCGGCTTTTAATCTTTCGCAAAACTGGGATGGAAGAGCTGACACCCTCAGCGCTCAAGCCTTAGGCCCCTTATTCAGCCCTATTGAAATGGGCAACCAAAAAGCAGATACGCTCTTAAGTTATGTTAAAAAACAATACCTAGATGATTTTAAAAATCTTTATCAAGATGGTGTGACCTTAAATAACCTAGTAGATGCCATAGGTGAATTTGAAAAAACCCTCATCACCCCCAATTCTAAATTTGATGCCTACCTAAAAGGCTTGCCCTCTGCACTGACTGACACTGAGCTCGCAGGCTACCAACGCTTTAATGACCTTGGATGCATTGCTTGTCACAACGGCATTAACCTAGGTAGCAATATGTATCAAAAAGTGGGGATTTTTTCAGATGACATCTCTTCTCCAAATGATACCAGCGCGCCTGATCGTTTTACGGTCACCAAAAATCCCAGCGAAAAAGGTTTTATGAAAGTGCCCACTTTAAGAAACATTGCCTTAACAGCGCCCTATTTTCATAATGGCTCATCTCATACATTACAAGATGCGATTCTCAAAATGGGGCGCGCTCAACTGGGTAAAGAACTTGGGCAACAAGACCTAGAACTTCTAGAGGCTTTTCTAAAAACCTTAACCGGTGAATACCAAGGAAAGCCTCTCATGTCAGTAGCGTCTAACGCTCGCACAGGCAATCATTAA
- a CDS encoding CobW family GTP-binding protein produces MIKVNIICGPLGSGKTTLVKQLLEQKPSDESWAVLVNEFGSIGIDGAILSDAPKVMVTQMPGGCICCSAKGELKTTIEQLIQQMPNLDRLLIEPTGLGEPDSLVDLFKDAELSKNFEVQTLFSVFDIAHTSISELKSLTIMQSLLSMADILVLNKQDLATPEQTDSLKHYCETLYPPKQAILTTSHSQLDPSYLSHSHRFISGFRLQPHAPTSINTIAHQHASTQVSTELPYQPLELPCLLNRAYKHQLGVASIGWIFTPELVFNWMALKNLFENLQKQPGLVKRAKGVLRAGAPWMLFQYAAGEVTREYIAYRQDSRLELLLESPADFDFIGFEKLLMSCIKEIKD; encoded by the coding sequence ATGATCAAAGTTAATATTATTTGCGGCCCTTTAGGCTCTGGAAAAACCACCCTAGTCAAACAACTGCTCGAGCAAAAACCATCTGACGAATCTTGGGCGGTCTTGGTGAATGAGTTTGGTTCGATTGGTATCGATGGCGCCATTTTGTCGGATGCCCCCAAAGTGATGGTTACCCAAATGCCGGGCGGTTGTATTTGTTGTTCGGCCAAAGGTGAACTCAAAACCACCATTGAACAACTGATTCAGCAAATGCCCAATTTGGATAGATTATTGATTGAGCCCACAGGACTGGGAGAACCTGATAGTTTGGTGGACTTATTCAAAGATGCTGAGTTATCCAAAAACTTTGAAGTACAAACCTTATTTTCCGTCTTTGATATTGCGCACACCTCCATCTCAGAACTGAAGTCTCTGACCATTATGCAAAGTTTGCTCTCAATGGCTGACATTCTTGTGTTAAACAAACAAGACCTCGCAACCCCAGAACAAACGGACTCACTCAAACACTATTGCGAAACTCTCTATCCACCCAAACAAGCGATACTCACAACCAGCCATAGCCAGCTCGACCCAAGCTACCTTAGCCATAGCCACCGTTTTATTTCTGGCTTTCGTTTGCAACCTCATGCACCTACAAGCATCAACACAATAGCTCACCAACACGCCTCAACCCAAGTTAGCACAGAACTACCCTATCAACCCCTAGAACTGCCGTGTCTGTTGAATAGAGCTTATAAGCACCAGTTAGGTGTCGCCTCAATTGGCTGGATATTTACACCCGAGCTGGTTTTTAATTGGATGGCACTCAAAAATCTCTTTGAAAACCTCCAAAAACAACCAGGCCTGGTTAAAAGAGCCAAGGGCGTGTTGCGTGCAGGCGCCCCCTGGATGCTCTTTCAATACGCTGCGGGCGAAGTGACGCGCGAATATATTGCTTATCGACAAGACAGTCGCTTAGAACTGCTTTTAGAGTCTCCTGCAGACTTTGATTTTATCGGTTTTGAAAAGTTACTCATGTCCTGCATCAAAGAAATCAAAGACTAA
- the rpsI gene encoding 30S ribosomal protein S9, producing MAVEQYYGTGRRKSSVARVFLRAGSGKMTVNGRDITEYFARETDLMVINQPIEATENAAKFDAMITVVGGGTTGQAGAIRHGLSRALVAYDEGNRIALRAKGLLTRDAREVERKKVGLRKARRRPQFSKR from the coding sequence ATGGCAGTAGAACAATATTACGGAACAGGTCGTCGTAAAAGCTCAGTTGCTCGCGTTTTCTTACGAGCAGGTTCTGGCAAAATGACAGTTAACGGTCGTGACATCACTGAGTATTTTGCTCGTGAAACTGACTTAATGGTAATCAATCAACCAATCGAAGCAACTGAAAATGCAGCTAAGTTTGATGCTATGATCACTGTTGTTGGTGGTGGTACTACCGGTCAAGCAGGTGCAATTCGTCACGGTTTATCTCGTGCATTAGTTGCTTATGATGAGGGCAATCGTATTGCTTTGCGTGCTAAAGGTCTATTGACTCGTGATGCGCGTGAAGTTGAGCGTAAAAAAGTTGGTTTACGCAAAGCTCGTCGTCGTCCACAATTCTCAAAACGTTAA
- the rplM gene encoding 50S ribosomal protein L13 has product MSTFVAKPAEVKRDWYVVDAEGKTLGRLASEIAARLRGKHKPEYTPHVDCGDYIVVINAGKIAVTGNKAKDKMYHHVTGYVGHLKSTNFTKLVDEKPVRPLEYAVKGMLPRGPLGRAMMRKLKLFAGAEHTHAAQQPKELSL; this is encoded by the coding sequence ATGAGTACATTTGTTGCAAAACCAGCTGAAGTAAAACGTGACTGGTATGTTGTTGATGCAGAAGGTAAAACACTAGGTCGTTTGGCTTCTGAAATTGCTGCGCGTTTACGCGGTAAGCACAAGCCAGAATACACGCCTCATGTTGATTGTGGTGATTATATTGTTGTTATCAATGCGGGTAAAATCGCAGTGACTGGTAACAAAGCAAAAGATAAAATGTATCACCATGTGACTGGTTATGTAGGTCATTTAAAGTCAACTAATTTCACTAAGTTAGTTGATGAAAAGCCTGTGCGTCCACTAGAATATGCTGTTAAAGGTATGTTGCCTCGTGGTCCTTTAGGGCGTGCGATGATGAGAAAGTTGAAATTGTTTGCAGGTGCTGAGCACACGCACGCAGCACAGCAACCTAAAGAACTAAGTTTGTAA